One Pseudomonas sp. AN-1 genomic region harbors:
- a CDS encoding VWA domain-containing protein, producing the protein MLEFAWPWIALLLPLPWLLRLLLPPADSGEAALRVTFLDELENLGGKRARPRLPGWRRQAPFALLWLLLVLAAARPQWLGEPLPLPSSGRDLLLAVDVSGSMDYRDMHWQGETVSRLTLVQRLFGEFVAGRSGDRIGLILFGSQAYLQAPLTFDRQSVRQWLEEAVVGIAGKNTAIGDAIGLAVKRLRQRPADSRVLVLITDGANTGGEVAPLTAARLAAGEGVTLYTIGIGADAEQAGAVGLYGLNPGLDLDEPLLRELAAVTGGQYFRARSQDELRTIAETLDRLQPVLQTPTTVYRATPLYPWPLAAAVLLSLLLVAHELWPHGPPPLRRRRP; encoded by the coding sequence ATGCTTGAGTTCGCCTGGCCGTGGATCGCCCTGCTCCTGCCGCTGCCCTGGCTGCTGCGCCTGCTGCTGCCGCCGGCCGACAGCGGCGAGGCGGCGCTGCGGGTGACCTTCCTCGACGAGCTGGAGAACCTCGGCGGCAAGCGCGCCCGGCCGCGCCTGCCGGGCTGGCGGCGCCAGGCGCCGTTCGCCCTGCTCTGGCTGCTGCTGGTGCTGGCCGCGGCGCGCCCGCAGTGGCTGGGCGAGCCGCTGCCGCTGCCCTCCAGCGGCCGCGACCTGCTGCTCGCCGTCGACGTGTCCGGCTCCATGGACTACCGCGACATGCACTGGCAGGGCGAGACGGTCAGCCGCCTGACCCTGGTGCAGCGGCTGTTCGGCGAATTCGTCGCCGGGCGCAGCGGCGACCGCATCGGCCTGATCCTGTTCGGCAGCCAGGCCTACCTGCAGGCGCCGCTGACCTTCGACCGCCAGAGCGTGCGCCAGTGGCTGGAGGAAGCGGTGGTCGGCATCGCCGGCAAGAACACCGCCATCGGCGACGCCATCGGCCTGGCGGTCAAGCGCCTGCGCCAGCGCCCGGCGGACAGCCGCGTGCTGGTGCTGATCACCGACGGCGCCAACACCGGCGGTGAGGTGGCGCCGCTGACCGCCGCGCGGCTGGCCGCCGGCGAGGGGGTGACCCTGTACACCATCGGCATCGGCGCCGACGCCGAGCAGGCCGGCGCGGTCGGCCTGTACGGCCTCAACCCCGGCCTCGACCTTGACGAGCCGCTGCTGCGCGAGCTGGCCGCAGTCACCGGCGGCCAGTATTTCCGCGCCCGCTCCCAGGACGAGCTGCGCACCATCGCCGAGACCCTCGACCGCCTGCAGCCGGTGCTGCAGACGCCGACCACGGTGTACCGCGCCACCCCGCTGTATCCCTGGCCGCTGGCCGCGGCTGTGCTGCTCAGCCTGCTGCTGGTGGCCCACGAGCTGTGGCCGCACGGCCCGCCGCCCCTGCGCCGGAGGCGGCCATGA